A window from Micromonospora terminaliae encodes these proteins:
- a CDS encoding thiamine pyrophosphate-dependent dehydrogenase E1 component subunit alpha — protein MTGPDPAGLYRTVRLIRRFEERAIELVDAGEIVGGIHPYLGQEGVAAGVCAALGPGDLVTGTHRGHGHVLAKGADPARMLAELCGRVTGLNRGRGGSMHAADLGVGVLGANAIVGAAGAILTGAVWARRRRGDDVVGATFFGDGAVNEGMLLEAFNLAALWRVPVLFVCENNGYATTMPVEGAVAGTIAGRAAAFGMPATAVDGQDPEQVRAVTAAAVARMRAGGGPELVEARTYRFDAHHTFEHRVRLDYRPPEEVAAARRRDPVLIQGDRLPAEVRAAVDAEVEATLAAAVDFALAGPAPDPATALDHLYASGLTARTGGG, from the coding sequence GTGACCGGTCCCGACCCGGCCGGCCTCTACCGGACGGTCCGGCTCATCCGCCGCTTCGAGGAGCGGGCCATCGAGCTGGTCGACGCCGGTGAGATCGTCGGCGGCATCCACCCGTACCTCGGCCAGGAGGGCGTCGCCGCCGGCGTCTGCGCGGCGCTGGGCCCCGGGGACCTGGTGACCGGCACCCACCGCGGGCACGGGCACGTGCTCGCCAAGGGCGCCGACCCGGCCCGGATGCTCGCCGAGCTGTGCGGCCGGGTCACCGGGCTCAACCGCGGCCGGGGCGGGTCGATGCACGCCGCCGACCTCGGCGTCGGGGTGCTCGGCGCCAACGCCATCGTCGGGGCCGCCGGCGCGATCCTCACCGGAGCGGTGTGGGCGCGCCGGCGGCGCGGCGACGACGTGGTGGGGGCGACCTTCTTCGGCGACGGCGCGGTCAACGAGGGGATGCTCCTCGAAGCGTTCAACCTGGCCGCGCTCTGGCGGGTGCCGGTGCTGTTCGTCTGCGAGAACAACGGCTACGCCACCACCATGCCGGTCGAGGGCGCGGTGGCCGGCACCATCGCCGGCCGCGCCGCCGCCTTCGGCATGCCGGCGACCGCCGTCGACGGCCAGGACCCCGAGCAGGTACGCGCGGTCACCGCCGCCGCCGTCGCGCGGATGCGCGCCGGCGGCGGCCCCGAACTGGTCGAGGCCCGCACCTACCGGTTCGACGCCCACCACACCTTCGAACACCGGGTACGCCTCGACTACCGCCCGCCCGAGGAGGTGGCGGCGGCGCGCCGCCGGGACCCCGTGCTCATCCAGGGCGACCGGCTGCCCGCCGAGGTCCGCGCGGCGGTCGACGCGGAGGTCGAGGCCACCCTCGCCGCGGCGGTGGACTTCGCGCTGGCCGGCCCCGCGCCCGACCCCGCCACCGCCCTCGACCACCTGTACGCCAGCGGGCTCACCGCCCGGACCGGAGGTGGCTGA
- a CDS encoding alpha-ketoacid dehydrogenase subunit beta produces MPRLSYRRALTRALADEMTRDESVFLLGEDIRVAAAGVTTGLLKKFGPERVLDTPLSEQAFTSFATGAALAGARPVIEFQIPSLLFLVFEQIVNHAHKFPLMTGGQCAVPVTYLVPGSGSRTGWAGQHSDHPYGLFAHVGVTTVVPATPADAYGLLVSAIRCDDPVVVFAPAGALDVRADVTDLAPVPLGRGVVRRPGADVTVVAVGHLVHDALAVAEELAGQVSVEVFDPRTLYPFDWDGLLDSVSRTGRLVVVDDSNRSCGIAGEIIATVVEHVPLAAPPRRVTRPDGAVLPFAPALDRAVQPGRDQLTAAIQLTVKDG; encoded by the coding sequence ATGCCCCGGCTCTCCTACCGCAGGGCGCTCACCCGGGCGCTCGCCGACGAGATGACTCGCGACGAGTCGGTGTTCCTGCTCGGCGAGGACATCCGGGTGGCCGCCGCCGGTGTCACCACCGGCCTGCTGAAGAAGTTCGGCCCGGAGCGGGTCCTCGACACGCCCCTGTCGGAGCAGGCGTTCACCAGCTTCGCCACCGGCGCCGCGCTGGCCGGGGCGCGGCCGGTGATCGAGTTCCAGATCCCCTCGCTGCTCTTCCTGGTCTTCGAGCAGATCGTCAACCACGCCCACAAGTTCCCGCTGATGACCGGCGGCCAGTGCGCGGTGCCGGTCACCTACCTGGTGCCCGGCTCCGGCTCCCGCACCGGCTGGGCCGGGCAGCACTCCGACCACCCGTACGGCCTCTTCGCGCACGTCGGGGTGACCACCGTGGTGCCGGCCACTCCGGCCGACGCGTACGGGCTGCTGGTCTCGGCGATCCGCTGCGACGACCCGGTCGTGGTGTTCGCCCCCGCCGGGGCGCTCGACGTGCGGGCGGACGTCACCGACCTCGCCCCGGTGCCGCTGGGACGGGGCGTGGTGCGCCGCCCGGGCGCCGACGTCACGGTGGTCGCCGTCGGGCACCTCGTGCACGACGCCCTGGCCGTCGCCGAGGAACTGGCCGGCCAGGTCTCCGTGGAGGTGTTCGACCCGCGCACGCTGTACCCGTTCGACTGGGACGGGCTGCTCGACTCGGTGTCCCGCACCGGGCGCCTCGTGGTGGTGGACGACTCCAACCGGTCCTGCGGGATCGCCGGGGAGATCATCGCCACCGTCGTCGAGCACGTCCCGCTCGCCGCGCCGCCCCGCCGGGTCACCCGCCCGGACGGCGCCGTGCTGCCCTTCGCGCCCGCCCTGGACCGGGCCGTGCAGCCCGGCCGCGACCAGCTCACCGCCGCCATCCAACTGACCGTTAAGGACGGATGA
- a CDS encoding alpha/beta fold hydrolase produces MQRITAPDGAGIVLHSTGSGPDLVVVHGGGVTAHEYRRLAARLADRFTVHRYNRRGRADAAPRREPYTVEQEIDDLGAVLAHTGARRAIGHSYGAFVVLRAALRLPLDRIAVYDAPLRLDGHGLPTAFLDPAEEAVRVGNTARALAIVGAAVNPQSPASKLPLGVRTAICRAFLRTEVGRTMGSLVGMTLAESRQIQAYEGPAEEYAGIAAETLLISGAKAAPYFTEINDRLGAVIPRARTLRVPGSPHNGIAVAPPALINPLTAFFTTPTAPATQR; encoded by the coding sequence ATGCAGCGGATCACGGCACCGGACGGCGCTGGAATCGTCCTGCACTCGACGGGCAGCGGCCCGGATCTCGTGGTGGTGCACGGGGGCGGGGTCACCGCCCACGAATACCGGCGGCTCGCCGCGCGGCTGGCCGACCGGTTCACCGTGCACCGCTACAACCGGAGGGGCCGGGCGGACGCGGCGCCTCGGCGCGAGCCGTACACGGTGGAGCAGGAGATCGACGACCTCGGCGCGGTGCTCGCGCACACCGGCGCCCGCCGGGCCATCGGGCACAGCTACGGCGCGTTCGTCGTGCTGCGGGCCGCGCTCCGGCTGCCGCTGGACCGGATCGCGGTCTACGACGCCCCGCTCCGCCTGGACGGGCACGGCCTGCCGACGGCGTTCCTCGACCCCGCCGAGGAGGCGGTCCGGGTGGGGAACACCGCGCGGGCGCTCGCCATCGTGGGCGCGGCCGTCAACCCGCAGTCACCGGCGTCGAAGCTGCCGCTCGGCGTGCGGACCGCGATCTGCCGGGCGTTCCTGCGCACCGAGGTGGGGCGGACCATGGGCAGCCTCGTGGGGATGACGCTCGCCGAGTCGCGGCAGATCCAGGCGTACGAGGGACCGGCCGAGGAGTACGCAGGGATCGCCGCCGAGACGCTGCTGATCAGCGGCGCCAAGGCCGCGCCCTACTTCACCGAGATCAACGACCGCCTGGGCGCCGTCATCCCCCGGGCCCGGACCCTGCGCGTCCCGGGCAGCCCCCACAACGGGATCGCGGTGGCACCCCCCGCGCTGATCAACCCCCTCACGGCCTTCTTCACGACCCCCACGGCGCCGGCCACCCAGCGTTGA
- a CDS encoding DUF3050 domain-containing protein gives MSRYDWGRTHPGIERLERAVTDRRDVVVKHPLYANLDTHEALVTFMEHHVFAVWDFMSLLKSLQRQLTCVAVPWIPTGPTGSRRLINDIVMVEESDELGDGYISHFELYVRGMREAGADTGAVDRLVDLLRAGRPVTAALAEAGVPAPSAAFAATTWRIIESTPVHCQAAAFAFGREDLIPEMFTQVVAVNERSNRLNTFVDYLERHIEVDGEQHTPMAMQMLADLCGDDDGKWQECADTVNAALAARARLWDDILAAIKEGRPA, from the coding sequence ATGTCACGGTACGACTGGGGGAGGACCCACCCGGGCATCGAGCGGCTGGAGCGGGCCGTGACCGACCGCCGCGACGTGGTGGTCAAGCACCCGCTCTACGCCAACCTGGACACCCACGAGGCGCTGGTCACGTTCATGGAGCACCACGTCTTCGCGGTGTGGGACTTCATGTCGCTGCTGAAGTCGTTGCAGCGCCAGCTCACCTGCGTGGCCGTCCCGTGGATCCCCACCGGCCCGACCGGCAGCCGCCGCCTCATCAACGACATCGTCATGGTCGAGGAGAGCGACGAGCTGGGCGACGGCTACATCAGCCACTTCGAGCTGTACGTGCGGGGCATGCGGGAGGCTGGGGCCGACACCGGGGCCGTGGACCGGCTGGTCGACCTGCTGCGCGCCGGCCGCCCGGTCACCGCGGCGCTGGCCGAGGCGGGCGTGCCCGCGCCCTCGGCCGCGTTCGCCGCCACCACCTGGCGGATCATCGAGAGCACCCCGGTGCACTGCCAGGCGGCCGCCTTCGCGTTCGGCCGGGAGGACCTCATCCCGGAGATGTTCACCCAGGTCGTGGCGGTCAACGAGCGCAGCAACCGGCTCAACACGTTCGTCGACTACCTGGAGCGGCACATCGAGGTCGACGGCGAGCAGCACACGCCCATGGCCATGCAGATGCTCGCCGACCTGTGCGGCGACGACGACGGGAAATGGCAGGAGTGCGCCGACACGGTCAACGCCGCCCTCGCCGCCCGCGCGCGGCTCTGGGACGACATCCTGGCCGCGATCAAGGAGGGCCGCCCGGCGTGA